The DNA segment ATAAGAATTTCACGTGAATTTGTGTCATTCCGCACAAATGGTCCGACTTTACCAACGCATTAGTGATGCGCCCCAGGTAAAACCGCCGCCCATGGCTTCCAGCACGACAATATCACCGCGTTTGACACGTCCGTCATGGACCGCCTCGGCCAGTGCCAATGGAATTGACGCCGCAGACGTGTTGGCGTGACGATCAACCGTCACAACCACCTTATCCTTGGAAATACCAAACTTGCGCGCCGTACTATCGAGAATGCGCTGGTTGGCCTGATGCGGCACCAGCCAGTCAATATCGCCCGGTTCCAGGCCGGTATCGGCCAGAACTTCGCGGATAACGCTGGCAAGGTTGGTCACAGCATGACGGAAGACTTCCTGACCTTCCATACGCAAATGCCCGACGGTCTGCGTCGCAGATGGCCCGCCATCAACATAAAGAAGTTCATACTTGCTGCCATCGGAATGCAGACGGTTGGCAAGAATACCCACGTCTTCAATCGTGCCCGTGCCTTCAACGGCCTGCACGACGACAGCCCCCGCACCATCACCAAACAGCACGCAGGTCCGGCGGTCTTCCCAATCAAGGATACGCGAAAAGGTTTCTGCACCAATGACAAGCGCGGTTTTGGCCTGACCGTTACGGATATACATATCCGCCGTCGTCAGCGCATAGATAAAGCCAGAGCAAACTGCCTGCACGTCAAAGGCGAACCCTTTGACCCCAAGGCGATTTTGCACCTTGGTGGCTGTTGCCGGGAATGTGTTGTCCGGGGTCGCGGTCGCAACAATGATCAGATCGATGTCATCAGATGTGACACCGGCATGTTCCATCGCGCTTTTGGCAGCAGCAAAGGCAAGATCACTGGTGGTTTCACCTTCGGCTGCGATGTGGCGCTGACGAATGCCCGTGCGGGCAACAATCCATTCATCTGACGTGTCAACGCGCTTGGCCAGATCATCATTGGTTACAACGTTTGCAGGCAAATATGAACCGCAACCAATAATGCGAGAACGAGTTGTCATGATTTGGGGACCGCCGGTTTTCTGTTTTTCTGGTGGGTTAATCAGTTGGCTTGACCAACAGGAACGGCAACGTCTTCTTGCTCCGCATTTTCAAGACCGCTCATGGCCTCTTCAAATAGTGCAAGCTCGTGCTTGATGCTGTCATTGAGGTTGTTCACGATCAGATCGTGGCAAACCCCGATAGCGTTGGAAAATCCAAGCGCGTCGGTGCCGCCATGGCTTTTGACCGCAATACCATTAAGGCCAAGCAACATGGCCCCGTTATAACGGCGCGGATCCATGCGATCACGGAAACGCTGAAGCGAACGACGGGCAAGAAGATAACCGATCTTGGCAAAGAACGAACTTTTGAACGTTTCGCGCAGGAAATGCACCAGCAGACGCGCAGTACCTTCTGCAGTTTTCAGCGCAACGTTGCCGGTAAACCCGTCAGTCACGATCACATCGACCGTACCCTTGGCCAGGTCATCCCCTTCAACAAAGCCCTCAAAACGGATCGGCAGATCAATGTCGCGCAAAATCGCCGCGGCTTTCTTGACCGACTCATTCCCCTTGAGTTCTTCGATACCAACGTTGAGCAAACCGACAGACGGTTTTTCAAGGCCAAACAGGATCCGTGTGAACACTTCACCCATCAGGGCAAACTGTACAAGGTTGTGTTCGTCACATTCGATGTTTGCGCCAAGGTCAAGCATCACCGTCTCGCCGCGCTGTGTCGGCATATAGGTGGCGATTGCCGGGCGATCGATGCCGCGGACAGTTTTCAAAACGAACTTGGCCATCGCCATCAGCGCACCGGTATTCCCGGCAGACACAACACCCTGAGCGTCGCCCTCTTTGACGGCGTTGATGGCAAGACGCATGCTGGAATCACGGCGCTGGCGAAGCGCGACGGAAGGTTTGTCTTCCATCATGACTTCCTGCGAAGCGTGGCGGATGTCGCTGACAGCTTCCAGTGTTGGATATTTGGCCAAAAGCGGTTTGAGTTTCGCTTCATCACCAAACATCAGAAACTTGAGATGGGGCAAACGCTTGAGCGCAATTTCGGCACCAGCCAAAACCATCTCAGGCGCGTGGTCTCCTCCCATCGCGTCAAGTGATATGCAAACCTGTTCAGGCAACGTATTCTCTTATGGTTGTTCTAAAATCTCTGAACCGGATATCCGGCAGGCAAGCCAATAGGCAAAGCTTGTCATCAATGGGCCGGAACGCCCGTAATTACCGGAATTCTCCACCAGATACAAGGTAAAGCACATTCCGGCTGCCCACACCATAACAGCGTGAACGCGATCATAGTGCAGTCAAAACGTGAAATGCCGGTAAATACCGGCATATTCAACAAGCCTAATCATCAGACGTTCCCGCCCGGATGACCACTATTTTTTCTTTTCAAGCTGTTCTTTAAGGCCTGCAAGCTGCGCAAACGGGTTGGGTTTGTCGGCGTCGGCCTCTTCTTCGGTCTGGATCGAGTCCGGCAGTTCTGCATCATCCTTGCGCGGATACGGGTCCATCGCAACGGCAAGGAACTGTGCCACAACCTCGCCCAGATCAATCATGCCATCGACAAGCGGCTCGGGCTGTTCAAGCAGCGCCATCAATTCGGCTTCTGACAGATTTTCAAGGTCGTCCGGGTTTGACGGCATGTCTTCTTCGGAAACATGCGGTGAGAAAAGAACCTCGACCGTATCTTCAACGGTTTCCGGCACGGGCTCGAGTGTGGCGACACAGCGCTGAACGATTTCGGCACTCATCGGCCCACGCACGGTAACTTCGCCGTTTGACGCGGTTTTAACTTCGAGCTCGGCGCGCAGGCTATCAATCGAAACCAGCTCGAACCGTTTGGCCAGTTCGGCACGTTCCTGTTCGTTGGCTTCAATAACAAGTTTCTCTTTGCCTTTAACCATTTCGTCGGTTTTGACAATACGGGAAAACTCGGGGGTAAAATTATCAGGCATCAGGTCGTTCTTTCTCGTGCGAGTCAGATACAGCAACAGCCGGGACATCGGGAAAATGAACCGCGCCGTTCTGCATTTGCAAAATGGGTTGATTTTCAAGGCTGGCCAGCGCGTCGTGGATATAGCCGACCATCGCCATAAGTTGTTCATTGCTGACATTACAGTCAGCGTAAAGATTGCGGTCCAGTGCGGCGGCAAGCTCGGCTGCGCCAGACTGAACACCTTCTTCATAGGCAACAATGCGCCCATGATAGGATTCAGACATCTTTCGGATCCGTTTCAGGATACCGACATCGCCGATCCCCATTTCACGCATGTTCTGATCAAGATCAGAAAACATCACATCAAAGATGCGCTGTGCGAGATCACGGTCACCATCATCGGCCTTCAAACGCCGAAACAGGATGAACGCATGAACGAGAATAAGGTCAAAGCGCCCTTCCATCTTATCGGGAACGCCAAGCTTTGCGTAGAAGTCCGGTTGGCGCGCCTGGGTTACCATTGCCGTGTAAAGCTCGAACGCAGCAGTTTGCTTGCGGTCTTTTTTCTTAAGCCATCCAAACAACAGTAACACTCCTTCGTTGACATTCCTGTCGTGGCACGCAGAATGCCGTAAATCTCTTTGGGGCATGTCTGCCCCATGCATTGCCCGGCAATATCATGCGCCTCGCGCAGAAACTCAAGGCAATTCCGGTTTCGCTTCAAGAAGAGGGTCGCTCAGGTGAGCTTCATGGATAACAAAACTACCCGCATTCCCCTGATCATGCTGGCAGGGCTGGCTATTGCCTTTGTCGCTGCCTGCAGCCCCAGAATTGCGACCCGCGGCCACGCGCCGGACCCAGAACAGCTTGAACAGATCTCTGTCGGAGAATCGACCAAGGGTGATGTCACCAATATTCTGGGATCGCCATCATCGGTTGCCGCCTTTGACGAAAATGTCTGGCTTTATATTTCCAGTGTGACCGAGACCGTTGCGTTCTTCGAACCCGAAACCGTCCAGCAGAAAGTCATTCTGATTAGCTTCGATGCGGCCAACCGCGTCGAAATCCTGAGTGAATATGACCTCGAAGACGGCAAGCCGGTTATCCCGACGGACCGCGTTACACCAACTGCTGGTCGTGAAATCACCATCCTGCAGCAGCTCTTTGGCAACCTGGGTCGCTTCAGCGAGCAGAAATAAGCCGCCTGAGCCGATATAGAGATCTATCGTTATTTAAAATGGTCGAACCCGCCATCTGCGAGTTCGGCCATTTTTCCATCCGTCCCGATCAGTGATACAATACCAACCTCATCCGTCACCCCGCCGATGACGGTGAAAGCATCGCCAAGGGCAGCAACATCGTCGGGTGCGCCCACAATCAGAAGTTCGTAATCATCACCGCCCGCAAGAATGCGCGACCACTGGTCTTCATCTCCATCCAGCACAGCGCGCGCTGCCTTGGATAACGGAACAGCATCGCGGTTGATCAAAAGACCGACACCCGAAGCAGAACAAATCTTGCGGCAATCCCCTGCAAGCCCGTCGGAAATATCCATGGCAGCCAGGCGTCGTTTCGATGCGATACAGGCCGCACTTTCGGTCATTCGCGGCTGCGGCAACCAATAACGGTCTTTCAGGAACGCGGCCAAATCCGGGTCAAGATCGGGAAATTCGCCGTTCAGCGCTGCCAGCCCCAAGGCCGCATCACCCAACGTTCCGGTGACGGCCAAAACATCCCCCGGCTTTGCCAGATCACGCCGAAGGGCCCTGCCCGTTGGAACATAGCCAAATGCCGTCAGACTGAAGAATGTCGGTCCCGGCGTTGCAACCGTATCTCCGCCCCAAAGGGAAACATCATAAGCCGCACAATCTTCGCCAAAACCCTTGGCAAACCTTGCAACCCAGTCATCAGACAGATCGCGATTATAACCCGAACTCAAGACGACGCCGCCCGGTCGGGCGCCCATGGCCGCCAAGTCCGACAGGTTCACCCGCAGAACTTTCTTCGCGACCAGTTCCGGTTCATCAATGCTTCGGAAATGGATATCAGCCACCAGCGCATCGGTTGTGACAACAACCTCGTGCCCGGCGGGTGGTGAAAATACGGCCGCATCATCCTTCAAAGACAATGCGGCCGGATCACTTTGCGCGATGGGCGCAAAATGGCGCGCGATCAGTTCAAATTCGCCGGATCGCGCTGCCATATCAATTCTGTCCGGCTTCACCGGGACGCAAGGTTTTCCCGATACGGTCCAGCACGGCATTGACCAGCTTCGGTTCGTTCTCGTCAAAGAACGAATGTGCTGCGTCGACATATTCCGTGATGACGACCCGCATCGGCACGTCTTCACGTGCGATCAGTTCATACGTGCCCGCACGCAAGATACTGCGCAGAACCGTCTCAAGACGCTGCGTGGTCCAGCCCTTTTCAAGCGCACCATTGATCAGCGCATCAAGATCGACCATGCGCGCGGCAACCCCCTGAACCAGATCGGCGAAAAAGCCGCGATCCGGATCGATCAGATCTTCGTTTGGCACATCAAGATCGCGACCACCCGCACCATCAAGGCGGAAGTCGGAATATTCGCGCACGATATCAGCGGCAGGCAGCTGCGAAAGCTCTGCCTGGTAAAGCGCCTGAATAGCGGCGAAACGCGCCGCGCTGCGCCGTTGTGCGGCTGATGCCTTTGATTTCTCGGTCATTACTTGTGATGTATTCCAAAGTGGTTTTGAACTTCAATCTGACGCAGAACAGCTTTGGCAGCCTCGCCACCCTTGTTCTTTTCGTCAGCCTTGGCCCGTGCAAGTGCCTGCGCCTCGTTCTCGACAGTCAGGATGCCATTGCCAATTGCCAGGTTGTAGTCAAGGCAAAGCTGCATCAGCGCACGGTTGGCTTCTTCGCAAATGTGATCGTAATGCGTGGTTTCGCCACGAATAACACACCCCAGCGCAAGATAACCGTCATAGCGCGGACCGGTAGCCAGTTCTTCCATCGACTGCACAGCATAACGGATGGTAATCGGCACTTCAAACGCACCCGCGACCGAAATACGGTCCCATGTCGCGCCACCAGCTTGCAGCGTCGAAGCCGCCCCTTTGACAAGATCTTCGACGATATGCGTGTAATACGGCGCATCCACAATCAGAATGTGGGGGGCGTTGCTCATGATTTTATTCCTCCGAGACGACAAGCGGACGCTGATCAACCAGATTTAGACCGAAGCCGTCAAGTCCTACAATGTGGCGTTTGGTATTTGAAAGCAGAATCATGTCGCGAATGCCAAGATCATGCAAGATTTGCGCACCGACACCATAGTCGCGCAAATCGCCATCACCGTTTTCATTCGCCAGTTCCTGACGCAGGGCATCGCCATCACCGCCATTCATCTCGATCAGTTTGGCAATCGATGCAGACAGCGTGTTCGGACGCGGTTCACGAATCAGGACAACTACACCACGCCCCTCCTCGCCGATCTGGCGCATGGCAGCGGAAAGTTGGCCCTGATGGCCCGTTTGGGTATCGCCCAAGACATCTTCTATCACATTTAAGGCATGCACACGGGTCAGAACCGGCACATCATCAGAAATATCACCTTTGACCAGTGCAATATGTTCGGCATAGGTGACGTTGTTGACATAAAGATGCATGTCAAACTCGCCGCCATTCACACTTTTGATCTTGGTGGTGGCCTTACGCTGAACCACCTTTTCATGCTTGCGGCGATAGCGGATCAGATCGGCAATTTGTGCGATCTTAAGATCATGCTTCTTGGCGAACTCAACCAGTTCAGGCAAACGCGCCATTTCACCCGAATCACTCATGATTTCACAAATGACACCCGACGGGTTCAGGCCCGCAAGGCGTGCAATATCAACCGACGCCTCCGTATGACCAGCACGCACCAAAACCCCACCCGGACGCGCGCGAAGCGGGAATACATGGCCCGGTGTCACGATATCGTGGCGACCGGCATTGGGATCAATTGCGACGGCCACAGTCCGCGCACGGTCCGGGGCAGAAATACCGGTGGTAACACCAGTCTTGGCTTCGATCGATACGGTAAAGGCTGTTTCGTGGCGCGTACCGTTATGCGCACTCATCATGGTCAGGCCAAGCTCGTCGCAACGCTCAGATTCAAGCGTCAGACAAATCAGGCCGCGACCATGGGTTGCCATGAAGTTGATGGCATCGGGCGTTGCCATCTGGGCCGGAATAACCAGATCGCCCTCGTTTTCGCGGTCCTCGTCATCGACAAGAATGAACATCCGGCCATTGCGGGCCTCTTCGATGACGTCTTCGATTGGCGAAAGATAATTATGCGGCATTGTTGATCAATCCTTGCCCAGCATGCGCGCGACGTAGCGTGCCAGCATATCAATTTCAAAGTTGATCCGGTCGCCCGGCTGCTTTGAACCCAATGTGGTTTCGTTTTGGGTATGCGGTATCAGATTGATACCAAATGTGTTCCCGTCAACCTCATTGACGGTCAATGACACACCTTCAAGTGTCACCGACCCCTTGGATGCGATATATTTCGCAAAGGCTTCGGGCACTTCAAATGTCAGGCGCAAAGAGTCGCCTTCGGGTACGCGTTTGGTCAGCGTTGCGACCCCGTCGACATGCCCGGATACGATGTGACCACCCAACTCATCGCCGACACGCGTCGCCTGTTCGAGGTTGACTTTGGATCCGACAACAAGATCACCCAGCGTTGTCCGCGACAGGCTTTCTGCCGATGCCTCGATGGCAAACCAGTCATCACCGGTTTCGATCACGGTCATGCAGGCCCCATTGCAAGCAATTGATGCCCCCAAAACGATCTTTGAGGTATCAAACGATGTGGTGAACTCAAACCGGGTGTCGCCGGTTTTCTCGATTGCACGAACGGTTGCGATATCGGTGATGATGCCAGTGAACATTCATTTATTCCGTTATTTTATCGTAGGTTAGCGCAATATCCGCACCCACTTCACGAACTGAAGTACGTTTGAAATGCGGTGCGTCGGCAAGCTGTTTCAAACCAAGATCCGCAATCATTGCCTTGCCGTCACCACCGATCAGCGATGGCGCGACAAAATGAATGATACGATCGACAACACCGGCCCTGACCAAACCAGCGGCAAGATTTCCGCCACTTTCAACAAGGACACGCGTCAGACCTTCATCTGCCAGCTTACGCAGGACATCATGTAGGTCCAGATGATCGCCCGCGCATCCGGCAGAAATCATTTTTACCGCAGTTTTTTCAAATTTTTCCGATAGTTCGGCGAAATTCTTGTCGGCTGTCACCAGCCATGTCGGAACATCGTCGGCCGTCTGGACAAGCTTGGCAGTAACCGGCACGTCACCTGCACGGTCCAGAATGACACGCACCGGCGATTGATACTCCCGCCCGGCAAGGCGACAGGTCAAACTTGGATCATCGGCGATGACCGTCTTGGCACCGACCAGAATGGCGTCATGGTTGGCGCGCAGCATGTGACCTGCTTCGCGCGCGCTAGCACCCGTAATCCACTGGCTTTCGCCATCGGCTGTCGCAGATCGTGCATCAAGGGTGGACGCCAGTTTAAGGGTGACAAACGGACGGGAACGCTCGGCCTTGGACAGGAAACCTTCATTCACACGGCGGGCCCCGTCGGCATACAGCCCGACATCAACCTGAATGCCTGCATCACGCAGCATTTTGTGCCCCCTGCCCGACACACGCGGATCCGGATCGGTCAGCGCGCTGACAACGCGCGACACCCCGGCTTCAATCAGGCCGGTTGCACAGGGCGGCGTTTTGCCAACATGGCTACACGGTTCAAGGGTGACATAGGCAGTTGCACCACGGGCCAACGGACCGGCCACATCAAGGGCAACACGTTCGGCATGCGGGCGGCCACCGGGTTGTGTGCGACCACGGCCAACAATGGTGCCATCAGAAGAAACAAGGACACAGCCAACCGACGGGTTCGGCCAGACATTTCCCAAACCGCGTTTTGACAGGCTCAATGCGACCCGCATGAAATGCCGGTCGTCTTCGCTAAACGCGGGGGCTGTCATTACTCTGCGTCCGCCTCTTCTTCCCCATCATGCATTTTTTCGACGAATTGTTCGAAATCGCGGGCTTCACGGAAATTCTTGTACACCGAAGCGTAGCGTACATAGGCCACCTGATCGAGGGCATTCAGCGCCTCCATCACCATTTCGCCAATGGTATCGGTGGAAATATCGCTTTCGCCACTGCTTTCAAGACGGCGTTGAATGCCATTAAGGGCCTTTTCAACGCGTTCGTCTTCGATCGGGCGTTTGCGACACGCAAGAAAGATCGACCGCGCCAGCTTGTCGCGGTCGAACAATTCGCGTTGCCCGTCTGTCTTCACAACCATCAATTCACGCAACTGGACACGTTCGAATGTCGTGAAGCGCGATCCACAGGCAGGACAGAACCGGCGACGGCGAATGGCATGATGCTCTTCGGTCGGACGGGAGTCCTTAACCTGGGTATCGGTATGTCCGCAAAACGGGCAACGCATATTTTTATCTTAGCCTCAAATCGATCAGGAATAGATCGGGAAACGCTTGCAGAGGTCTTCAACCTTCGCACGGACGGCGGCCTCGACTTCGGCATTGCCTTCCGGGTTGCCGACCATGGCATCCAGAACGTCACCGATCAGTTCACCGATCTGCTGGAATTCGGCAACACCGAAACCACGCGTGGTACCAGCCGGCGTCCCAAGACGCACGCCAGACGTAATCGTCGGCTTTTCGGTGTCAAACGGAATACCGTTTTTGTTGCACGTAATGCCTGCACGTTCCAGTGCGACTTCCGCCGTGTTGCCTTTCAGGCCCTTCGGACGCAGATCCACCAGCATCAGGTGCGTATCGGTACCACCGGTCACGATGTCAAAGCCACGTTTGACGAGGACTTCGGCCAGTGCCTTGGCGTTATCAACAACCTGCTGGGCATATGCCTTGAATTCTGGACGAAGTGCTTCGCCAAAGGCAACAGCCTTGGCCGCAATCACATGCATCAGCGGACCACCCTGCAGACCCGGGAAGACGGCGGAATTGATCTTTTTGCCGATCTCGAGGTTGTTTGACAGGATCATGCCGCCACGCGGACCGCGAAGGGTTTTATGCGTGGTGGTGGTTACGACATCTGCATAAGGAAGCGGGCTCGGATGAACGCCACCGGCAACGAGGCCTGCAAAGTGCGCCATATCAACCATCAGCAAAGCGCCAACCTTGTCAGCGATTTCGCGGAAACGTTTGAAATCGATCTGACGCGGAATGGCCGAACCACCGGCAATGATCAGCGCCGGTTTGTGCTCAACCGCAAGGGCCTCAACCTGATCGTAATCAAGGGTCAGGTCGTCTTCACGAACGCCATACTGAACCGCGTTGAACCATTTGCCCGACAGTGCCGGACGTGCACCGTGGGTCAGGTGACCACCAGCATCCAGCGACATACCGAGAATAGTATCGCCCGGCTTGCAAAGGGCCAGCATCACCGCACCGTTTGCCTGCGCACCGGAATGGGGCTGAACGTTGACAAATTCGCAGCCGAAGATTTCCTTGGCGCGGTCAATTGCCAGCTGTTCGGCAACGTCAACATATTCACAACCACCGTAATAACGGCGCGAAGGATAACCTTCGGCGTATTTGTTGGTCAGGACAGTGCCCTGTGCCTCGATAACCGCTTTGGAAACGATGTTTTCCGAAGCAATCATCTCGATCTGGTTCTGCTGACGATCAAGTTCGTCGGTGACAGATTTGTACAGTGCCGGATCAGCTTCGGCCAAGCTGGTGGTGAAAAAGCCTTTGAACGACATGCGGGGGCCTCTTTCGATGCGATGTGACGGGGAGCGACCCTTGGGGGGCCGCTTGCCCGTTCCGGTTGATGCCAGATGGCGAGAAAATCAGACGGAGCAGGACATTTTTGCGACGCGACCTTCGTGACGACCGCCTTCGAATTCGGTCGACAAGAAGGTATCAACGCAATCAAGTGCCGTGGCTTCACCAATCAGGCGGGCACCAAGGCAAAGAACATTTGCGTTGTTATGTTGACGGCAAAGTTCCGTGGAAAGACGATCATGAACCAGCGCAGCGCGGATTTGCGGATACCGGTTGGCTGCCATGCTCATACCGATGCCAGATCCACAGACGAGAATACCCGCCTCGGCCTTGCCATCGATAAGGGCCTTGGCCACTGCCTGCGCATAATCCGGGTAATCAACCGAAGCCGAACCATCTGTGCCCAGATCAAGCACTTCAATCCCGCGCTTTTTCAAGGTTTCAGCAATGGTTGATTTCAGTTCCACACCACCATGGTCGGAGGCAATCGCAAGGGTTTTGACGGTCATAGGCGTGCCTTTATTCAAAAGCAAAAGTTAAAATTTGAGCGCCTTGTAGCATATAGCGTCGGGGCTGCCAACGCGCAGCTCATGCAAAACAGCAAGTTTTCCAAACAGAACTGACGCAGTAAAACCGTTATGGTTCAAACGCTCCGTATATTGAACACATATGTCAGCTTTAACGCCGTCAACAAGGTCCATGCAGGTATCAGAATGCCGCCATGGCCGTAAAGTACGATCCAGCCATATAAACAGTATTATTGCGCAATCTGTTTGGTTGTATTTCCTGTGCGACCTGAAATTTAAGAGGGTTTAATCATTGCCGCCAAAGCATACACTTTAATATAACATCCCGATAAACCAAAATAGGGTCTATTAAACAAATAACCTTGTGTTTTTCTGTGGTTTGACTATACCGACTGAATAGTGCATTAAGTTTAATGTGATTTATCAAATGAAGGATTACTTCAATTATGGCTGAAACCGAGAACAGCGTGCTTGATCGCGACGAACTTTTACAGATGACCGTCGACATTGTATCTGCCTATGTCAGCAACAATGCGCTTGCCGCGGCACAGATTCCGGAACTGATTTCGACTGTCTTTGCTTCTCTTGATGATATACACGGTGTTGAAAAAGAACCGGAACAGGAACCGTTGAAACCGGCTGTTCCGATCAAAAAATCTATTGGCGATGATTATATTGTCTGCCTCGAAGACGGCAAAAAGCTGAAAATGCTCAAACGTCACCTGCGCACGACCTATAACCTCACCCCGGAAGAATACCGTGCGAAATGGGGCCTGCCGGCAGATTACCCGATGGTCGCACCGAATTACGCCAAGCAGCGTTCGCAGTTTGCCAAGAAAATCGGTTTGGGTCGCAAGGCGAAATAACGCCTTCCCCAGTCAAATACCGAACGAAAAAACGCCGCCCTCATTCAGGGCGGCGTTTTTCGTATCCGACTGCAAAAGTCGGGTCAGTCCAGCTCTAGGCCGGACTGACCGTTTGCAGATGACTTAAGGATTCTGGATAGCACCGTCGGTGTACTGACCGTCTTTCCAGGTGTAGATCCAGTAACCCGGAGCATCGACGTCGCCTTTGGCGTCAAACGAGATTTCGCCAAGAACGGTGTCGAATTTCTCGGAATGCAGGGCATCTACAACCGGCTCAAAGTCGGTCGAACCAGCTTTGTTGGCAGCCTGTGCCCAAGCCTGGATCGCACCATAGGTGAACAGGGTGTAACCTTCCGGCTTGTAACCGATTTCGTCGAAGTATTTGACGAGGTCGGCGTTGCGCGGATCGGTTTCAATTGCAGGCGATGCGGTGAAGATGGTGCCTTCGCCGGAATCACCGGTAATTGCCCAATATTCAAGGGTGTTGATCGCGTCACCAGACATGACCATGGTGTCCATGCCCTGTGCGCGCATCTGACGGACGATCAGACCGAGTTCGGTGTGGTAACCACCATAATACAGAACTTCGATGCCTTCGGATTTCAGCTTGGTCACCAGAGCCGAGTAGTCTTTCTCAGCCGGGGTGATTGCTTCGTAAAGGGCTTCGGTTACGCCGTTCGCATTGAGGTTTTTCTTGGTTTCGTCAGCCAGACCTTTGGAATAAGCCTGTTTGTCATGAACGATGGCGATTTTCTTGTCGCCATAGTTTGCAGCCAGGTATTTACCAGCAACTTCACCCTGCTGATCGTCACGACCGCAAACACGGAACACGTTGTCCATGTCACGTTCGGTCAGCTGCGGGTTGGTCGAAGCCGGGGAAATCTGGATGATGCCCTCTTCGAAGTAAACTTCCGAAGCCGGGATCGAGGAACCAGAGCAGAAGTGACCAGCAACAAGTGCAACGTCTTTGCTAACCAACTGGTTGGCAACAGCAACAGCCTGTTTCGGATCGCAAGCGTCATCGCCGATTTCGAGGACGAGCATTTCGCCGTT comes from the Thalassospira sp. ER-Se-21-Dark genome and includes:
- the bamE gene encoding outer membrane protein assembly factor BamE; this translates as MDNKTTRIPLIMLAGLAIAFVAACSPRIATRGHAPDPEQLEQISVGESTKGDVTNILGSPSSVAAFDENVWLYISSVTETVAFFEPETVQQKVILISFDAANRVEILSEYDLEDGKPVIPTDRVTPTAGREITILQQLFGNLGRFSEQK
- a CDS encoding beta-ketoacyl-ACP synthase III; amino-acid sequence: MTTRSRIIGCGSYLPANVVTNDDLAKRVDTSDEWIVARTGIRQRHIAAEGETTSDLAFAAAKSAMEHAGVTSDDIDLIIVATATPDNTFPATATKVQNRLGVKGFAFDVQAVCSGFIYALTTADMYIRNGQAKTALVIGAETFSRILDWEDRRTCVLFGDGAGAVVVQAVEGTGTIEDVGILANRLHSDGSKYELLYVDGGPSATQTVGHLRMEGQEVFRHAVTNLASVIREVLADTGLEPGDIDWLVPHQANQRILDSTARKFGISKDKVVVTVDRHANTSAASIPLALAEAVHDGRVKRGDIVVLEAMGGGFTWGASLMRW
- the thiL gene encoding thiamine-phosphate kinase, with the protein product MAARSGEFELIARHFAPIAQSDPAALSLKDDAAVFSPPAGHEVVVTTDALVADIHFRSIDEPELVAKKVLRVNLSDLAAMGARPGGVVLSSGYNRDLSDDWVARFAKGFGEDCAAYDVSLWGGDTVATPGPTFFSLTAFGYVPTGRALRRDLAKPGDVLAVTGTLGDAALGLAALNGEFPDLDPDLAAFLKDRYWLPQPRMTESAACIASKRRLAAMDISDGLAGDCRKICSASGVGLLINRDAVPLSKAARAVLDGDEDQWSRILAGGDDYELLIVGAPDDVAALGDAFTVIGGVTDEVGIVSLIGTDGKMAELADGGFDHFK
- a CDS encoding ubiquinol-cytochrome C chaperone family protein, producing MFGWLKKKDRKQTAAFELYTAMVTQARQPDFYAKLGVPDKMEGRFDLILVHAFILFRRLKADDGDRDLAQRIFDVMFSDLDQNMREMGIGDVGILKRIRKMSESYHGRIVAYEEGVQSGAAELAAALDRNLYADCNVSNEQLMAMVGYIHDALASLENQPILQMQNGAVHFPDVPAVAVSDSHEKERPDA
- a CDS encoding YceD family protein; the protein is MPDNFTPEFSRIVKTDEMVKGKEKLVIEANEQERAELAKRFELVSIDSLRAELEVKTASNGEVTVRGPMSAEIVQRCVATLEPVPETVEDTVEVLFSPHVSEEDMPSNPDDLENLSEAELMALLEQPEPLVDGMIDLGEVVAQFLAVAMDPYPRKDDAELPDSIQTEEEADADKPNPFAQLAGLKEQLEKKK
- the plsX gene encoding phosphate acyltransferase PlsX, translated to MPEQVCISLDAMGGDHAPEMVLAGAEIALKRLPHLKFLMFGDEAKLKPLLAKYPTLEAVSDIRHASQEVMMEDKPSVALRQRRDSSMRLAINAVKEGDAQGVVSAGNTGALMAMAKFVLKTVRGIDRPAIATYMPTQRGETVMLDLGANIECDEHNLVQFALMGEVFTRILFGLEKPSVGLLNVGIEELKGNESVKKAAAILRDIDLPIRFEGFVEGDDLAKGTVDVIVTDGFTGNVALKTAEGTARLLVHFLRETFKSSFFAKIGYLLARRSLQRFRDRMDPRRYNGAMLLGLNGIAVKSHGGTDALGFSNAIGVCHDLIVNNLNDSIKHELALFEEAMSGLENAEQEDVAVPVGQAN
- the ribH gene encoding 6,7-dimethyl-8-ribityllumazine synthase; the protein is MSNAPHILIVDAPYYTHIVEDLVKGAASTLQAGGATWDRISVAGAFEVPITIRYAVQSMEELATGPRYDGYLALGCVIRGETTHYDHICEEANRALMQLCLDYNLAIGNGILTVENEAQALARAKADEKNKGGEAAKAVLRQIEVQNHFGIHHK
- the ribB gene encoding 3,4-dihydroxy-2-butanone-4-phosphate synthase, translating into MPHNYLSPIEDVIEEARNGRMFILVDDEDRENEGDLVIPAQMATPDAINFMATHGRGLICLTLESERCDELGLTMMSAHNGTRHETAFTVSIEAKTGVTTGISAPDRARTVAVAIDPNAGRHDIVTPGHVFPLRARPGGVLVRAGHTEASVDIARLAGLNPSGVICEIMSDSGEMARLPELVEFAKKHDLKIAQIADLIRYRRKHEKVVQRKATTKIKSVNGGEFDMHLYVNNVTYAEHIALVKGDISDDVPVLTRVHALNVIEDVLGDTQTGHQGQLSAAMRQIGEEGRGVVVLIREPRPNTLSASIAKLIEMNGGDGDALRQELANENGDGDLRDYGVGAQILHDLGIRDMILLSNTKRHIVGLDGFGLNLVDQRPLVVSEE
- the nusB gene encoding transcription antitermination factor NusB gives rise to the protein MTEKSKASAAQRRSAARFAAIQALYQAELSQLPAADIVREYSDFRLDGAGGRDLDVPNEDLIDPDRGFFADLVQGVAARMVDLDALINGALEKGWTTQRLETVLRSILRAGTYELIAREDVPMRVVITEYVDAAHSFFDENEPKLVNAVLDRIGKTLRPGEAGQN